In Niallia sp. FSL W8-0635, one genomic interval encodes:
- the glyA gene encoding serine hydroxymethyltransferase: MKHLAEQDELVFKAIQQELGRQRAKIELIASENFVSEAVMEAQGSVLTNKYAEGYPAKRYYGGCEYVDIVEDIARDRAKEIFGAEHVNVQPHSGAQANMAVYFTILEHGDTVLGMNLSHGGHLTHGSPVNFSGIQYNFIEYGVDKETHYINYEDVREKALAHKPKLIVAGASAYPREIDFAKFREIADEVGAYLMVDMAHIAGLVAAGLHQNPVPYADFVTTTTHKTLRGPRGGMILCKEEFAKKIDKSIFPGIQGGPLMHVIAAKAVAFGEALQADFKEYAENIIANAKRLASGLQKEGLNLVSNGTDNHLLLVDLQSLGLSGKVAEHVLDEVGITVNKNTIPYDPASPFVTSGIRIGTAAVTSRGFDLEDMDEIASIIGFTLKNHEDNEKLAEAAQRVTALTSKFELYKQL; encoded by the coding sequence ATGAAGCATTTAGCAGAGCAAGACGAACTTGTTTTTAAAGCAATACAGCAAGAATTAGGTCGCCAAAGAGCGAAAATTGAATTGATTGCGTCAGAAAACTTTGTAAGTGAAGCGGTAATGGAAGCGCAAGGATCTGTATTGACCAATAAATATGCAGAGGGTTATCCTGCCAAACGTTATTACGGCGGATGTGAATATGTAGATATTGTGGAAGATATTGCTCGCGACCGCGCGAAAGAAATCTTCGGTGCGGAGCATGTAAACGTACAGCCGCATTCAGGTGCACAAGCAAATATGGCGGTTTATTTTACTATTCTAGAGCATGGTGATACCGTATTAGGGATGAACTTGTCTCATGGTGGTCATTTAACACATGGAAGCCCTGTTAACTTTAGCGGTATTCAATATAATTTTATTGAATATGGTGTAGATAAAGAAACACATTATATTAATTACGAAGATGTTCGAGAAAAAGCTTTAGCACATAAGCCTAAATTAATTGTTGCTGGAGCAAGTGCATATCCTCGTGAAATCGATTTTGCGAAATTTCGTGAGATTGCTGATGAGGTTGGAGCCTATTTAATGGTGGATATGGCTCATATTGCTGGCTTAGTTGCAGCAGGACTACATCAAAATCCTGTTCCTTATGCTGACTTTGTTACAACAACTACACATAAAACTTTGCGTGGACCTCGTGGTGGAATGATTCTTTGTAAAGAGGAATTTGCGAAGAAAATCGATAAATCGATTTTCCCTGGAATTCAAGGTGGTCCATTAATGCATGTAATCGCAGCGAAAGCAGTTGCTTTTGGAGAAGCGCTTCAAGCTGATTTTAAAGAGTATGCAGAAAATATCATTGCAAATGCAAAAAGATTAGCAAGTGGTCTGCAAAAAGAAGGATTAAACTTAGTATCGAATGGAACGGATAATCATTTATTATTAGTTGATCTACAATCTTTAGGACTATCTGGAAAAGTAGCGGAGCATGTACTAGATGAAGTGGGAATCACTGTTAATAAAAATACGATTCCATATGATCCTGCAAGTCCATTTGTAACAAGTGGAATCCGCATTGGAACAGCAGCAGTAACATCTCGTGGCTTCGATTTAGAAGATATGGATGAAATTGCTTCTATTATCGGTTTTACACTTAAAAATCATGAAGATAATGAAAAGTTAGCGGAGGCAGCTCAAAGAGTAACGGCGTTAACTAGTAAATTCGAATTGTATAAACAATTATAA
- the upp gene encoding uracil phosphoribosyltransferase, translating to MAKVYVFDHPLIQHKLTYIRETQTGTKEFRELVDEVATLMAFEITRDMPLEEIEIETPVSKMKSKVLSGKKLGIVPILRAGIGMVDGVLKLIPAAKVGHIGLYRDPKTLKPVEYYVKLPSDVEERDFIVVDPMLATGGSAIEAIHSLKNRGGKNIKFMCLIAAPEGVEALKEAHPDVDIYIAALDEKLNEKGYIVPGLGDAGDRLFGTK from the coding sequence GTGGCAAAGGTATATGTATTTGATCACCCACTTATTCAGCATAAACTTACATACATTAGAGAAACCCAAACAGGTACAAAGGAATTTAGAGAGCTAGTAGATGAAGTAGCAACGTTAATGGCCTTTGAAATTACTCGTGATATGCCATTAGAGGAAATTGAAATCGAAACGCCAGTTAGCAAAATGAAATCTAAAGTACTTTCTGGTAAAAAACTAGGGATTGTTCCTATCTTGCGTGCTGGTATCGGGATGGTTGACGGGGTATTAAAATTAATCCCTGCTGCTAAAGTTGGACATATTGGATTATATCGTGATCCAAAGACATTAAAACCAGTTGAATACTATGTAAAGTTACCTTCTGATGTAGAGGAAAGAGACTTTATCGTAGTAGATCCGATGCTTGCGACAGGCGGTTCTGCCATTGAAGCGATTCACTCGTTAAAAAACAGAGGCGGAAAAAACATTAAATTCATGTGCCTAATTGCTGCTCCAGAAGGTGTAGAAGCATTAAAAGAGGCACATCCAGATGTGGATATCTACATTGCAGCACTTGATGAGAAATTAAATGAAAAAGGTTATATCGTACCAGGTCTTGGAGATGCTGGTGACAGATTATTTGGTACAAAATAA